One genomic window of Thermococcus indicus includes the following:
- a CDS encoding ribbon-helix-helix domain-containing protein, whose product MATTVKVSARIPKGLAERMDRLIDEGIYSNRSEVIKEALRDFLLRRGPVGDLEIEGYLRAVEEVLKEDWESEADEYWDDVGGVPYEAKR is encoded by the coding sequence ATGGCGACAACCGTTAAGGTCTCCGCGAGGATACCGAAGGGGCTTGCCGAGAGGATGGACAGGCTAATTGATGAGGGAATTTACTCGAACAGGAGTGAGGTAATAAAAGAGGCCCTCAGGGATTTTCTGCTCAGGCGGGGGCCTGTTGGGGACTTGGAGATTGAGGGCTATCTCAGAGCCGTTGAGGAGGTTCTAAAGGAGGACTGGGAGAGCGAGGCTGACGAGTACTGGGATGATGTTGGAGGCGTCCCCTATGAAGCCAAGAGGTGA
- a CDS encoding type II toxin-antitoxin system PemK/MazF family toxin codes for MKPRGELSQWEIVLIEFPFVDLRNRKLRPALVVSNDELNRISNAVVVLQITSNLGSGFVEYNVVITDRDVVRYPGTKPIKPSVVKPYVVFALDKRLVRKRLGVLNEKKVLEVKEGLRKTFGL; via the coding sequence ATGAAGCCAAGAGGTGAGCTTTCCCAGTGGGAGATAGTTCTCATTGAGTTTCCTTTCGTTGATTTGAGGAATCGAAAGCTTCGACCGGCTCTCGTTGTTTCAAACGATGAACTCAACAGGATTTCAAACGCCGTGGTAGTTCTGCAGATAACGTCCAATCTCGGGAGCGGCTTCGTCGAATACAACGTCGTGATAACCGATAGGGACGTTGTCCGTTATCCCGGGACGAAACCGATAAAACCGAGCGTGGTGAAGCCCTACGTGGTTTTCGCCCTTGACAAAAGACTCGTGAGAAAGCGTCTTGGAGTTCTGAATGAAAAGAAGGTTTTGGAAGTTAAAGAAGGCCTCAGGAAAACCTTTGGCCTTTAG